GGCACTTAAACAAGCAATTATCGAATGTATTGATGATGCCGGCACGTTAGAAGCCGACAACTTTAGTGAACTATTAATTGCTATTGAAGCCACTCCGAGTCTAGAAATCGTTTTTCTCGATTTGCATATGCCAGGTAATGATGGTTTTACCGGACTTACTCAGCTGCAAAACCACTACCCCGATTTAGTGGTGATTATGGTGTCTTCTGATGATAATGATGAGACCATGCAAAAAGCGATTAACTTTGGTGCTGCAGCATTTATTCCTAAATCAGCCGACTTGACTACCATTGCTAGTGCCATTGATACAGTATTGATGGGTGATATTTGGTTACCTGAATTGATAGAAAAAAATGCAGGCCAACAAACCGCACTTGCTCATCAAAAACTCGCTAAACAGCTAGGACAATTAACGCCGCAACAGTACGTAGTGTTAACTCAAATTGCTGATGGTCAACTCAATAAGCAGATTGCTTATTATCTCAACATCAAAGAAACTACAGTGAAAAAACATGTTTCAGCTATTTTGGAAAAGTTGGAAGTGAATAATCGAACGTTAGCAGGGCTTGCTTATCAGCAGCTGATGTTGTCGCCAACAGAGAATGTTAATAGCCCCATCTAAACTATTCTTAGTAGGCTGCCGGAACTAATTTTACGCAGTGAGCGTTATATTGTGTGATAAAAGGCCAAAAAAAGACCAAGCAAAGTGCTTGGTCTAATAAAATATCTCAGATCATATACCGTTAAAAGTTCACTTCATTGGTATTACCCGCTGAAACATTAACTGCTTGTGAGTTCCCTTCAGGCGATGGGATCACCAGTTGGTCATATTGAACATTATCATCGACCTCGGTATTACATCGAAGTGCTACGGTATAATCACCTTCAGGTACAAAACCAATGCTATAGTTGCCATCAACAGCAACCGTTGTTGCTGCTAAGGGCTCAATTGCAGTGGGTATTTCGCCAATAAAGCTTTCATCATTACTATCAAATAAATCCGCTAGCGTTGTTGGTGCTTCATCATATAAATAAACCATACAAGGCCCTAAATTGGTGTTTTCTGCTGAAACAGTACCTGTTATATCACCATATAAGCTAACAATACGAACACCATGAGGTTTAATGATATAACCATTTTTTGCCGGATCATTACCACGTAACACTAACGATTTTGTCAGGTCAAACTCTATGGTGTAGGCAGGTTTATTATCTACTTGTACGGCATCGCTGTGCACTGTAAATTCACCAAGCTTTAAGCGTGAGCTAGGCACTTTAATGTCATATTCTGTAGCATCATTGTCTAATATGACATAAGAGCCAGCATCAACAACCACTAACTCCATAGTATAAACACCAGTCGCTAAAGTGATGCCTTGGGCCTCATCAACAATTTTCATTTGCGCTATGCCAGTAAAATCGAGTAAATTTACTTGAATGGTATCTACAATATCGCCATCTTCGTTGGTAAATTCTTCTATCAATACTTCTTGTTTACCATTGTTATCATCAGTATTAGTGAGCTTAATGCTATCAATTTCAATAGCGACTACCTCTGCTTCTTCTACTGGCGCATCACTCATACCTAATGAGAATTTAGCCTGTTCGAGCTCTTTATCTAGAACCAAGTCTTGCTTATCTGAGCCACCACAAGCGCTTAGCAACAAACTGGCTAATACAAGTGAGGTTAGGGGGATTTTATTTAACATAGTAGGGCCTACAAATTTTTTAGTAAAAACTAAGTGATAGAATTATTTGAAACTTATTAGGAAAAGCCAAAAAATGGTTTCATAAAAGTAGAAATAAATTTAGGATATATGTCTAATAATATATGAAAGCTGATGCGTTTACTATTTTATCATTTTATAACACGGTCGACGTTATCTGTCTGATCAAACGTTTTAACGCTAATGATTTAACGGGTTTTCGTAAAAATAGAAAATTTGCATCGCTGGTGTGTTGCCTAACTTGTTCAGAAGGATCGGCAGAGCAGATCACACAAGGGCTTTGCCAATGCTCTTTACGTAATAAATGGCTTACCAAATCAACGCCATTGGTATTATTATCGAGATGGTAATCAGCAATGATGAAGCGAGCGGGTTGTTGCATTTCAGTCACAATCTTAGTTAGCGATTCTTTATCTTTCGCGGTATAAACCAAACAGCCCCATTCAATCAATTGTGAAGATATAGCGGTTAACATCAACGCATCATTATCAATAACTAATACTGACATATCAGCAAAGTCTTCATTGATAGTAACGGTATTTTTAATGTCATGGCTTGCTGTTTTATTCGGTATTTTGTTAGATAAGTTACCTGGTAGATTGACGGCTTTATGCTCAACTCTCGGTAGCTCAAGCATAAAGCATGTGCCTTTTCCTACGGTCGATTTAAGTGATATTTTCAAATCGAGTAACGAAGCCATACGTTCGGCAATAGCTAAGCCTAATCCTAGACCTGGTATCTCACGATTTTGGTCTAATCGCTCAAACTCTTGAAAAATAGTCAGTTGTTTATCGACCGCTATCCCCGGGCCGTTATCCCAAACTTCAATACGGACAACGTCTTTTTTGTGGCGAACACCTAAAACTATTTTGTTGGTAATACCGGCTTTGTCACCGGTTTTATCACGGCAATAATGTACAGCGTTTGATAAAAAATTTTGTAGTATTCTACGTAACATACGCTTATCGGAATTTACCCATGTTGAACTAGGTTGATAACTAAAGCTAATGTCATCTTGTTGGGCTAAAACGGTAAACTCATTCTTTAACGGTATTAATAACTCATCTAACGCAAAGTGGTTCTTCTCAATAATGTCTAAGTTATTATCAAGACGTGAGATTTCGACTAAATCGGAAAGTAGCGCTTCAACAACATTCAATGAATCGTCAATATTATTAGCCAGTTGTGCTAATTCGTCATTTTCGACTTTCTTTTTCAGCATCGAAGTAAATAGTGACAACGCATTAAAGGGCTGCATTAAGTCATGGCTGGCGGCAGCTAAAAAACGTGTTTTACTGCTGTTGGCTGCTTCAGCTTCTGCTTTAGCACGTCTCAGCTCTTGCGTTCTTTCTTCAACACGCCTTTCTAAACTTTCGTTAGCTTTTTGTAAGGCTTTTTCTGCTTCAATATGGGCGGTAATATCAGAAAAGGTGCTAACAAAACCGCCACCAGGCATTGATTGCCCCCTAATTTCTAATACCACGCCATTGGGCATAGAACGCTGAAAGTAATGGTTATGCCCCATACGCATATGCTCAATACGTCGGGTAATTAAATCTTCACCTTCGTCGTGCCTACTAGCGCTTTCTCCAGTACCTGTACCTGTAATTATGCCTTTGGCAATGTTATAGCGTAATAACTCTTCAATAGGCTTTCCTGCACAGACAAACCCTTCAGGATAATCAAGCAATTGAATATAGCGTTGATTCCAAGCAACTAAGCGCATATCGGCGTCAATGACACTAATACCTTGTTCAATATTCTCTACCCCTGATTGTAATAACTCGCGGTTAAAGCGAAACATTTGGTTGGCTTCATCGACAATACTTACAACATCTTCTAGCGGCATATCCTGAGATGTTGAGGCTGCTTTCATTACCATGCGTGTTGAAGCTGAGCCTAGTACACCCGAAAGCTGTAGACGAGTGTATTCAATGTTACTTTCGTTTTTTTCACTGCTTTTAGCAAAGGTCATTAACGCTTCAGCAGCCGGTTTATCAATAAAGCGTACTAATAAACTGTATAAATCATCGAGGGATAAATTCCGTTCAAACTGATTTTGGCTTTTATTGACAAAATATTCGGCTTGTAATTTTTCACCGACACTGCGTTGGCTGATTAATGAGACAACAACGTAACAGATAACGTTGAGCAGCAAACTGTAAAAAACACCATGGCTAGTACTATCTAAAAAATCAACGCCAAAGAGGGCAGTAGGTTTTAACCAAGTCATTTGCCATAAGCCTGTTTCAATCCACTGGCTGTTGGGGATTAATGCTGGTAATAACAGGGTATAGAGCCAGACGATACTGCCGACAACCAAGCCCGTTAATGCTGCCTTTGCATTGGCTTTACGCCAGTACAAAGCACCAATGGTCGCTGGGGCAAATTGTGAGAGTAAAACAAATGATAATAAGCCGATGGTGGCAAGGTGATTTTGCTGAGCAATGATACGCTCGAAAATGAAGGCAAGAAGAAGAATTATGGCGATAGAACCACGACGCAGGTTAAGCAATAGCCCAGACATTTGTTGTTTTTGTTTGGTATTAAACAATCGAAACTTTAATACCAGTGGCGTTAATACTTCGGTTGATACCATGGTACTCAATACAATAGCGGCGACGATTACCATGCTGGTTGCTGCAGCTAAGCCACCAATATAAACCGTAATGCCAAGCCAAGCTTGTTGGTAAAAAAGTGGGAGAGTTAACACATAAGTATCGGCATCGACACTGCCGCCGGGGAAGGTTAACTGCCCAGCAATTGCGATAGGTAAAATAAAAACATTAATAAGTAATAGGTATAAAGGAAACAGCCAACGGGCAGTTTTTAACTCTTGTTGATGGTGATTTTCAATCATCATCATATGAAACTGCTGAGGTAAGATAAATATAGTAATCGCCCCTAATACTGCTTGTGCTACTGCAAGATAAACAGAATTAGTGCCAGTAATTGAGCTGATATTTTCACCTTGGTTGATTAAGTCGGTAAAACCATCAAAAACATAGAAGGTGGCAAAAATACCTACTGCTGTTAAGGCAAACAATTTAATAACAGAGCTAAAAGCGATGGCCAGTACTAACCCTTGATTTTGTTTATTGGCGGCTATTTGGCGCGTACCAAATAAAATACTGAAAAAGATAAGTACGATAGTCACCACAAAAGCAGTGCTGATACCCGACTGATAAGTACCGGTTAATAGATCAAAACTGGTACTGATGGCGCGAAGTTGTAGCGCGATATAGGGGATAATACCCGTTAGTGCAACAAGGGTAACCAGCGCAGCAACTTTAGGTGAACGGTCGTAGCGAAAGGCAATAAAATCAGCAATGGAAGTTAAATTTTGCTGCTTAACGATCAGGAGAATTTTGTGTAGCATTGGCCAAGCCAGCACTAAACAAAGAATAGAGCCGATATAAATTGGTGCGAGCCATGCCCCTGTGGTCGCTGCTTGTCCAACGGTGCCATAAAATGCCCATGAGCTACAGCTAACGCCCAGCGATAAACTATAAACCCAAGGTTTACAGCTCCAATTTTCAGATGCTTGATTTTGTCCCCAATGGGCAACAATAAAAAGTACTGCCAAATAAGCAATGGACAGTATCGTGATAAGCCAAGTATCGAGTGAAAGCCAAACTAACAAGAACTATCCTTTATGGTGTGATCTGTCTCAAAAATAATGTACCAAGCGATTAACTTATTTAAGTTAGCGATTAATATGAATATATATAGCACTATGGTCAGCATAACACGGCCTATCTAACGGGGTAGTGAACTAAGGTAGTAGTTATTTGCTAACAGTCATACGCTAATCTAAAGGTAAATATTTACCTTGATTAGAAACTATCATATATGAAAATCAGTAACAAATACTTGGTTGAAGCCATTGTTTTTATTAGTTATGTACTATTTGCTATGGCTTGGGTAGGCGGCACAGCAAGTATGGGGCAAATAATGTCGGCTATGCACATAGATAGTTTAGCTTCTGCAAGCTTTATCAGTGGCGCGGTAACCTTGGCAAAAATTGTTGGTACGTTCGCTGCTGCTTGGGTTGCGTTAAAGTTTGGCCTTAAGTATGCTTTTTTTATTGCTAGCTTGTTTATAGCCATTGGTTTATTAACGCCCTTTGCTCCTAACTATGAATTGTTATTGCTAAGTCGATTCCTGATGGGATTAGGTGGAGCGTTCATGATCGTCTACTTCAACCCTATTGTTATGCAATGGTTTCCAGTTAATGAACGCCCTGTTATTAACGGTCTTAACGCGGTTGCTTTTAATATTGGTACGGGTGTCGTGTTATGGAAAATGACCGCAATCAACCAATTCACTGGGGATTGGAAAATTAGTTTGATTAGCTTTTCAATTGCTAGTTTATTGCTAAGTTTTGTTTGGCTATTGGTAAATTTTGAACCTGAGACTCAGGGACACGACCAAGAGAGTCAAACCGTCGAAAATTACAGTTATATTGATGGTCTAAAGGATAAATTTATTTGGGCTTACGGCTTAACTTATTCGGGTTTATTGGCATTTTATATCTGTCTATTTACTTTTTACCCTAAAGCCGGCATTAGCCAGAGTAAGTGGGTGATAGGTTTTGGTATTGTTGGTACATTAGCGGGCATTATTTACAGTAAAAAAATGCCACTTCGTTTACCTGTTATTCGATGGTCTGGTGCTATGATGGTGCTGACTATTATTGGGGTATCTTTTAGTAGCAGTGTTTGGTTACAAACTCTATCTGCCATTGTATTAGGATTTTTTATTTTCTTCCCTATCACTGCGCTGGTTTCTATTCCACATGAGTTACCTAAAATGACAGGGCAACGTATTACCGTAGTATTTAGTTTTTTCTATTCAATCAGCTACTTACTTTCTACTGTTATCTTATGGCTATTTGGTAAATTAGTGGATATGAATCAAGGTGATTATACCGCTTCATTTATTCTCATTTCATTAATAAGTAGTACCTTTTTTATTGGCAGTTTTTTCTTGCCTGAAACGGGTAAGGTTAAAGAATTAACAATTAAGGATAAATTATGCGCGGAATAATATCCCCCAAGTTAGTACCACTTCTTGAGCAAGCAAATATTGCCATTGCTGCGGCCAAAGCAACCGGGCAGGGCTTTAGTGCTGAATTAGTTAGACAGGGCTTAGATAATTTATCGGCGTTAATGGGGGCAGGGCCAAATATAGCGATAGTAAAAGATTCTTTTTTAGCGACCTCTAGCCATAATATTCCAGTTCGTATTTATAATCCTGCGCCTAATGATATGTTGCCAGTATTACTACATTTTCATGGCGGCGGACATATGTGTGGCAGTGCCGATTTATATGATCCCATCAGTCGTAAACTCGCGCTTGCTACTCAGGCTATTGTCATTTGTGTTGATTATCGATTAGCACCTGAATACCCATATCCAGCAGGCTTGGATGATTGTCAGCAAGTACTTGAACGCTATCAAAGCCTTCTGACAGAAATGAAGTATAGTGATGAACTCTATATTGCTGGTGATAGTGCTGGTGGAGCCATCTGTACTAGTTTAGTAATGAATAACTTAATTAATGAAAAGACCAGTAATTCGATAAAAATTGATAAGCAAATTTTGGTTTATCCGAGTGTGGATTACACCATGGCGAGTGCTTCTATTGATGAAAATGGTCAAGGTTTCTTATTAGAAAAAGATAAAATGCATTGGTACTTTCAGCAGTACTTCCAAGTAAGCAGTTTAGAGCAAGATGAAATCACGCAAGCTAAAATAGTGAAAGCATCACCATTACTTGGTAAGTTTTCAGCGAATATGCCAACAACTTTGGTCATTACTGCTGGATGCGACCCGCTAAGAGATGAAGGTGTCGCTTATGCTAAATCGTTGGATGAGGTCGGCGTAAATGTTGAACACCATTCTTTTGATGGTATGACTCACGCCTATATGTTGCTAAATGATTTAGTTAGCGATGAATGCCAACAAACTTATCAGCTCATTGGACAATTTGTTAAAGCAGGTATTAATGACCAATAATTTTACCTTGCTGTTAGTTCGCTTTACCTAGTTTAGTAGGCTCGATTTTTATTCTTAAATATAACTCAGCCTTCACTTATAGAGCAACAGTTCATTCAATCTCTAAAACTAGGGATGATAAACCTCGTTATTGAGGCTTTTGACCGAGGGGAATAATACCGTCTTGAATAACAGTTAACTTGGGCATAAAGGGAATGTCGATATCTAATTTGGCCTTCAATTGGTAACTGATATCTTGTCCTTTACTATTCATAAGCGCTCTAATCACCTTGAAGCCTCCCATTAAGCTGGTTGAAACAGGAACTACAAAGCGTGACTCTCCGTATGCTGTTGCAGTGGGGATATTCGCGGCAACACCATGTGCTAATGCCTCTCCTGCCACGCTTAGTTGATAGCTAATACCATTGAACGGCAATTCAAAATCATTAGGATTGGTTAATTTCAAACCTATTTCAAAATTTTGTTCGAAGCCATTAGCTGGCAAAGCCTTAAAAGA
The DNA window shown above is from Colwellia psychrerythraea 34H and carries:
- a CDS encoding response regulator transcription factor, producing MSQAKVIIADDHPLFRTALKQAIIECIDDAGTLEADNFSELLIAIEATPSLEIVFLDLHMPGNDGFTGLTQLQNHYPDLVVIMVSSDDNDETMQKAINFGAAAFIPKSADLTTIASAIDTVLMGDIWLPELIEKNAGQQTALAHQKLAKQLGQLTPQQYVVLTQIADGQLNKQIAYYLNIKETTVKKHVSAILEKLEVNNRTLAGLAYQQLMLSPTENVNSPI
- a CDS encoding DUF4382 domain-containing protein; translated protein: MLNKIPLTSLVLASLLLSACGGSDKQDLVLDKELEQAKFSLGMSDAPVEEAEVVAIEIDSIKLTNTDDNNGKQEVLIEEFTNEDGDIVDTIQVNLLDFTGIAQMKIVDEAQGITLATGVYTMELVVVDAGSYVILDNDATEYDIKVPSSRLKLGEFTVHSDAVQVDNKPAYTIEFDLTKSLVLRGNDPAKNGYIIKPHGVRIVSLYGDITGTVSAENTNLGPCMVYLYDEAPTTLADLFDSNDESFIGEIPTAIEPLAATTVAVDGNYSIGFVPEGDYTVALRCNTEVDDNVQYDQLVIPSPEGNSQAVNVSAGNTNEVNF
- a CDS encoding PAS domain-containing hybrid sensor histidine kinase/response regulator, translating into MLVWLSLDTWLITILSIAYLAVLFIVAHWGQNQASENWSCKPWVYSLSLGVSCSSWAFYGTVGQAATTGAWLAPIYIGSILCLVLAWPMLHKILLIVKQQNLTSIADFIAFRYDRSPKVAALVTLVALTGIIPYIALQLRAISTSFDLLTGTYQSGISTAFVVTIVLIFFSILFGTRQIAANKQNQGLVLAIAFSSVIKLFALTAVGIFATFYVFDGFTDLINQGENISSITGTNSVYLAVAQAVLGAITIFILPQQFHMMMIENHHQQELKTARWLFPLYLLLINVFILPIAIAGQLTFPGGSVDADTYVLTLPLFYQQAWLGITVYIGGLAAATSMVIVAAIVLSTMVSTEVLTPLVLKFRLFNTKQKQQMSGLLLNLRRGSIAIILLLAFIFERIIAQQNHLATIGLLSFVLLSQFAPATIGALYWRKANAKAALTGLVVGSIVWLYTLLLPALIPNSQWIETGLWQMTWLKPTALFGVDFLDSTSHGVFYSLLLNVICYVVVSLISQRSVGEKLQAEYFVNKSQNQFERNLSLDDLYSLLVRFIDKPAAEALMTFAKSSEKNESNIEYTRLQLSGVLGSASTRMVMKAASTSQDMPLEDVVSIVDEANQMFRFNRELLQSGVENIEQGISVIDADMRLVAWNQRYIQLLDYPEGFVCAGKPIEELLRYNIAKGIITGTGTGESASRHDEGEDLITRRIEHMRMGHNHYFQRSMPNGVVLEIRGQSMPGGGFVSTFSDITAHIEAEKALQKANESLERRVEERTQELRRAKAEAEAANSSKTRFLAAASHDLMQPFNALSLFTSMLKKKVENDELAQLANNIDDSLNVVEALLSDLVEISRLDNNLDIIEKNHFALDELLIPLKNEFTVLAQQDDISFSYQPSSTWVNSDKRMLRRILQNFLSNAVHYCRDKTGDKAGITNKIVLGVRHKKDVVRIEVWDNGPGIAVDKQLTIFQEFERLDQNREIPGLGLGLAIAERMASLLDLKISLKSTVGKGTCFMLELPRVEHKAVNLPGNLSNKIPNKTASHDIKNTVTINEDFADMSVLVIDNDALMLTAISSQLIEWGCLVYTAKDKESLTKIVTEMQQPARFIIADYHLDNNTNGVDLVSHLLRKEHWQSPCVICSADPSEQVRQHTSDANFLFLRKPVKSLALKRLIRQITSTVL
- a CDS encoding MFS transporter, encoding MKISNKYLVEAIVFISYVLFAMAWVGGTASMGQIMSAMHIDSLASASFISGAVTLAKIVGTFAAAWVALKFGLKYAFFIASLFIAIGLLTPFAPNYELLLLSRFLMGLGGAFMIVYFNPIVMQWFPVNERPVINGLNAVAFNIGTGVVLWKMTAINQFTGDWKISLISFSIASLLLSFVWLLVNFEPETQGHDQESQTVENYSYIDGLKDKFIWAYGLTYSGLLAFYICLFTFYPKAGISQSKWVIGFGIVGTLAGIIYSKKMPLRLPVIRWSGAMMVLTIIGVSFSSSVWLQTLSAIVLGFFIFFPITALVSIPHELPKMTGQRITVVFSFFYSISYLLSTVILWLFGKLVDMNQGDYTASFILISLISSTFFIGSFFLPETGKVKELTIKDKLCAE
- a CDS encoding alpha/beta hydrolase, producing the protein MRGIISPKLVPLLEQANIAIAAAKATGQGFSAELVRQGLDNLSALMGAGPNIAIVKDSFLATSSHNIPVRIYNPAPNDMLPVLLHFHGGGHMCGSADLYDPISRKLALATQAIVICVDYRLAPEYPYPAGLDDCQQVLERYQSLLTEMKYSDELYIAGDSAGGAICTSLVMNNLINEKTSNSIKIDKQILVYPSVDYTMASASIDENGQGFLLEKDKMHWYFQQYFQVSSLEQDEITQAKIVKASPLLGKFSANMPTTLVITAGCDPLRDEGVAYAKSLDEVGVNVEHHSFDGMTHAYMLLNDLVSDECQQTYQLIGQFVKAGINDQ
- a CDS encoding LEA type 2 family protein, with protein sequence MTLARTLPIRIFFVAALLFLSGCATMNLDYEEPTIELVSFKALPANGFEQNFEIGLKLTNPNDFELPFNGISYQLSVAGEALAHGVAANIPTATAYGESRFVVPVSTSLMGGFKVIRALMNSKGQDISYQLKAKLDIDIPFMPKLTVIQDGIIPLGQKPQ